The Exiguobacterium acetylicum genome includes a window with the following:
- a CDS encoding PAS domain-containing sensor histidine kinase, whose protein sequence is MAEHSSPSSLRMIHATLRAMKDPVLLIDANGMIQFHNDAFQHQFMTTPNIETIQELFPITDDFFPLQKEAVISTTHQLTITAIEATNYFLVHVASLKITDLFGSSLDAALFITDTEFRIQACNEVASALFQFDHVEDIIGLQPTILHDAKEMATRRHHLEQLNLKDLSDAQLLLLHGREAENEWTYHRLDGSTFHGRLYMTRLPNDTYFLLIQDITTQKQIEWHLTKSERRFRLFSESVVEAVIFHDHGIIIDANRAAEVIFRTKLEKMKGKTTLELIHPDHHARVLQRIEQHREEPYEVLGQRADGTSVEIEVFPREIIYNNTRMRVAVVRDITERKKIEKMLEREKNAIMRQRDITQSILQASNEGFLLTEEDGSFIFMNVKARKLLDVPGIAPSKIQERISLIPNLDLNTRFDMLRQVEELLAGKHSELSFRFTLQRPNESSPLYFEFYATAIKKEKSRISRHGFLFVFRDRTEEAKMDQVKDELVSTVSHELRTPLSSILGYMELLRYKEQPPARIERYVEIVHEETKRLTTLLNEFLDIQRLESGKQEYAFSSFSLRELLVATVDAYGETVDSHRIDLKLPEDPVLIFADEHKIKQVILNLLSNAIKYSPQADHIEVNLSANSEQATLSVTDHGLGIPQNAFEKLFTKFYRVDNSDIRKIGGTGLGLAICKEIIESHGGAISVESEINDGSTFTVVLERDPRKEWN, encoded by the coding sequence ATGGCAGAACATTCATCCCCTTCATCCTTACGAATGATCCATGCGACGTTACGTGCTATGAAAGACCCCGTTCTTCTTATCGACGCAAATGGAATGATTCAATTTCATAATGACGCTTTTCAACACCAGTTCATGACCACTCCGAACATAGAAACAATCCAGGAACTTTTTCCGATTACAGATGACTTCTTTCCACTTCAGAAGGAAGCTGTCATTTCAACGACACATCAATTAACGATCACAGCGATTGAAGCGACTAACTATTTTCTTGTCCATGTTGCATCTCTGAAAATCACGGACTTGTTCGGTTCATCACTTGATGCTGCTTTATTCATCACTGATACGGAATTTCGGATCCAAGCATGTAACGAGGTAGCAAGTGCCTTGTTTCAATTTGATCACGTCGAAGATATCATCGGTCTTCAACCGACGATTTTACATGATGCAAAAGAAATGGCTACCCGCCGTCACCATCTCGAACAACTGAACTTAAAGGATTTATCCGATGCTCAACTCCTTCTGCTTCATGGACGAGAAGCTGAAAATGAATGGACGTACCATCGTTTGGATGGATCAACGTTTCATGGACGGCTTTATATGACACGTTTACCGAATGATACGTATTTTTTACTCATTCAGGACATTACGACGCAAAAACAAATCGAATGGCACCTGACGAAAAGTGAACGCCGATTCCGACTCTTCTCGGAATCCGTCGTTGAAGCTGTCATCTTTCATGATCATGGCATCATCATCGATGCCAATCGCGCAGCAGAAGTCATCTTCCGCACAAAACTCGAGAAGATGAAAGGAAAAACGACACTTGAGTTGATCCATCCGGATCATCATGCACGTGTCTTACAGCGCATCGAGCAACATCGGGAAGAACCTTACGAAGTGCTCGGTCAGCGTGCCGACGGAACTTCTGTCGAAATCGAAGTCTTTCCACGTGAAATCATCTATAACAATACCCGCATGCGTGTCGCCGTCGTTCGCGACATTACGGAACGAAAAAAGATCGAGAAAATGCTCGAGCGCGAAAAAAATGCCATCATGCGTCAACGCGACATCACGCAATCGATTCTTCAAGCATCCAATGAAGGCTTCTTACTGACGGAAGAGGATGGAAGTTTTATCTTCATGAACGTCAAAGCACGTAAGTTACTTGATGTTCCAGGAATTGCGCCAAGTAAGATCCAAGAACGGATCAGCTTGATTCCAAATCTCGATTTGAATACTCGATTCGATATGCTCCGACAAGTCGAGGAACTGCTTGCCGGAAAACATTCTGAACTATCGTTTCGTTTTACGTTACAGCGACCGAATGAGTCCAGTCCGCTCTACTTCGAATTTTATGCGACTGCGATCAAAAAGGAGAAGAGCCGTATTTCCCGTCATGGTTTCTTATTCGTTTTCCGCGACCGGACGGAGGAAGCGAAGATGGATCAAGTCAAGGATGAACTCGTTAGTACAGTATCGCATGAGTTGCGGACGCCATTGTCTTCCATCCTTGGCTATATGGAATTACTTCGATATAAAGAACAGCCGCCTGCTAGGATCGAACGTTATGTTGAAATCGTTCACGAAGAAACGAAACGGCTGACGACTCTGTTAAATGAGTTTTTAGATATTCAGCGATTAGAGAGCGGAAAGCAAGAATATGCTTTCTCATCGTTCTCATTGCGTGAGCTTCTAGTAGCGACCGTTGATGCTTATGGCGAGACCGTCGATTCACATCGCATTGATCTGAAACTACCAGAGGATCCTGTCCTGATTTTTGCGGACGAGCATAAAATCAAGCAAGTCATTTTGAACTTACTGTCTAACGCCATTAAATACTCTCCACAAGCGGATCATATTGAAGTAAATCTTTCAGCAAACTCAGAACAAGCGACGTTGTCTGTAACGGATCACGGACTAGGCATTCCACAAAATGCTTTTGAAAAGCTCTTTACGAAATTTTACCGAGTCGATAACTCAGACATCCGAAAAATTGGAGGTACCGGACTTGGGCTTGCCATTTGTAAAGAAATCATCGAATCACATGGAGGAGCGATTTCAGTCGAATCAGAAATCAATGATGGTTCGACATTCACTGTCGTGCTCGAACGTGACCCAAGAAAGGAATGGAATTGA
- a CDS encoding SDR family oxidoreductase, producing MRTYFMTGFPGFLATKLIEQLARVPDQIACFHLLHVASERDTASKRRDDLLKHTSLRADQLVLHEGDITVEQLGLAPDTRIILQQDVTHIFHLAALYDLATAYEPAFRINVIGTANVTQFAHTFLSLERYIYFSTAYVSGLRSGTVLEDDLQASTFKNAYEETKYLAEVRLRKEIGTIPYTIIRPGIVVGHSETGETPKWDGVYFVLNAMRLLQSFAPLPYPGRANALVNLVPYDYVIEATAYLSHAPVGKNKTYHLTDPFPHGARAIFEMLHVAYYGRYPRGIVPFRLVSTALTPAVAKRLQMQRQTLDYFIHSVQYDTTHTLRDLRNTGIICPDLAETMPRLVTYYQTHASH from the coding sequence ATGCGGACCTATTTTATGACCGGTTTTCCCGGTTTTTTAGCAACAAAACTGATTGAACAACTAGCACGTGTCCCGGATCAAATCGCTTGTTTTCATTTGTTGCATGTAGCATCAGAGCGGGATACTGCTTCTAAGCGACGCGATGATCTTCTCAAACATACGTCCTTACGAGCGGATCAACTCGTGTTACATGAGGGTGATATTACCGTCGAACAGCTTGGCTTAGCACCCGATACGCGGATAATCCTGCAACAAGACGTCACACACATTTTCCATCTTGCTGCGCTATATGATTTAGCAACGGCATATGAACCTGCCTTTCGGATCAATGTCATCGGTACCGCGAACGTGACACAGTTCGCCCACACGTTCCTCTCTTTAGAGCGCTATATCTACTTCAGTACAGCATATGTCTCTGGTCTACGCTCAGGAACGGTTCTTGAGGATGATTTACAGGCTAGCACTTTTAAAAATGCTTACGAAGAAACGAAATATCTAGCAGAAGTTCGCTTGCGTAAAGAAATCGGCACGATCCCCTATACGATCATTCGTCCTGGAATCGTTGTCGGACATTCCGAAACAGGCGAAACACCGAAGTGGGACGGCGTCTACTTCGTATTGAATGCAATGCGTCTTTTGCAATCCTTTGCCCCTCTGCCTTATCCCGGTCGGGCAAACGCACTCGTCAACCTCGTGCCATATGATTATGTGATCGAAGCAACTGCTTATCTGAGTCACGCACCCGTCGGAAAAAATAAGACCTATCACCTGACCGATCCATTCCCACATGGGGCACGCGCGATTTTCGAGATGTTACATGTCGCCTATTACGGTCGGTATCCGCGTGGCATCGTGCCCTTCCGTCTTGTCAGCACAGCATTGACTCCCGCTGTCGCAAAACGACTCCAGATGCAGCGTCAAACGCTCGATTACTTCATTCATTCCGTTCAATATGATACGACACATACTTTACGTGACTTACGCAATAC
- a CDS encoding DUF1836 domain-containing protein produces the protein MYDAQAVQTLSSCLQRLNEGKGIEPLVLAEGTELPKVINRLKQFDPLKNGLSINEIVHLANALIGEHMSATTIQNWTKREVRDIIGVPHRGKKYSINQASIIYLLDDLKHLFSLEETRELLTIVFKNPNIDEDDLISPLNFYLIYTQHAETSGPIELTEKRLRRSLERINAYRPETVHVLQLCLYARRVSHLTHEAKQRLHHVLQTT, from the coding sequence TTGAACGAAGGAAAAGGGATCGAGCCCCTTGTTCTAGCAGAGGGAACAGAATTGCCAAAGGTCATCAATCGTCTGAAACAATTCGACCCACTTAAGAATGGTCTATCCATCAATGAAATCGTTCATTTGGCAAATGCCCTGATCGGAGAACACATGTCGGCGACGACGATTCAGAACTGGACGAAGCGTGAAGTCCGAGACATCATCGGCGTACCGCATCGCGGAAAGAAATACTCGATCAATCAGGCCTCCATCATCTACCTGCTGGACGATTTAAAACACCTTTTCTCGTTAGAAGAAACACGTGAACTGCTCACGATCGTCTTCAAGAATCCGAATATCGATGAGGATGATTTAATCAGTCCGCTTAATTTTTATCTCATCTATACGCAACACGCGGAGACGAGTGGACCGATTGAATTGACGGAGAAGCGTCTCAGACGCTCACTTGAGCGCATTAACGCTTATCGTCCAGAAACCGTCCATGTCTTGCAACTCTGCCTCTATGCCCGTCGTGTGTCGCATCTGACGCACGAAGCGAAACAACGCCTCCATCATGTTCTCCAAACGACATGA
- a CDS encoding restriction endonuclease, with protein sequence MKRLKRKRLLLASLFAMIGIFGTYFFSSSWEPLILIISIVGCILFLLLSILTPSLEKRLDRMEGREFEEWLADLFETAGYRVELTPASRDFGADLLIEDERGYKIAIQAKRYSAAVGLEAVQQVAASVPFYGMDEGWVVTNSTFTEAAYQLAEPNQVRLIDREELLAFAKEMNLH encoded by the coding sequence ATGAAACGATTGAAACGAAAACGTTTATTACTGGCATCTTTGTTTGCAATGATAGGAATTTTCGGAACTTATTTTTTTTCGAGTTCTTGGGAACCTTTAATCTTAATCATCAGTATAGTAGGGTGTATCCTTTTTCTTCTTTTGTCCATTTTAACGCCGTCGCTTGAAAAACGACTCGATCGAATGGAAGGACGAGAATTTGAAGAATGGCTTGCCGATTTGTTTGAAACAGCAGGATATCGGGTTGAGCTGACACCTGCCTCACGTGACTTCGGAGCAGATTTGTTGATAGAGGATGAACGAGGGTATAAGATTGCCATCCAGGCAAAGCGATATAGTGCGGCTGTAGGGCTCGAAGCGGTTCAACAGGTCGCTGCATCGGTTCCATTCTACGGAATGGACGAGGGGTGGGTCGTTACGAATTCGACCTTTACGGAAGCCGCATATCAACTGGCAGAACCAAATCAGGTTCGCCTCATCGACCGGGAAGAATTGCTCGCATTTGCAAAGGAGATGAACCTGCATTAA